Below is a genomic region from Astyanax mexicanus isolate ESR-SI-001 chromosome 25, AstMex3_surface, whole genome shotgun sequence.
AATCCAGAAACTCATTGATCTCTTTTGGTCAATCAGAAACTCCTGAGTAATAAAAAGAGAATATCTGTGATTCTAACCAGAATGAGGATGATAAATAGAGgattatttaaaaagtactctTTCAAGTATTTAGTGATTTCTGTTCCACTTTTGCTGCACTTCATCCAGTTCAGCGTTTGTTTTTATATACTCTTATGAAATCTCTTACAAAACATTtataaagggaatgacaagtgacatgcTGTTACCTccaaaacacacccctgattaattaatttagagaattagtacatgcatacATTAGTACATTGTTGAGACAgaagctgcatggtgcatggttgGCGGCTCGCCTGTTGAACACtagggctgtgcgatactgcGAAATTTCAAGTATCGATACAGtaccaagtaaatacagggaCAGTATTGCCAATACTGATACCAATACTGATACTGACTTTTTACTACTACGATTTAATTTTGTGTAGGGGAGAGCAATGTATCATAATTTATTAATTGAATGCGTCATCAATATGCAAATTTGAATGAGAACTTATTTAGTAAGTTTTCCTTTAATGAatcatgtttattaaaataataaaacacaggacaAATCTTTTTGTCGGCAGCATATCTAATTGTTAGTTTCAGTGAActatttcatttagttttatttcaaCTGGCTGAATATATTCCCTGTGTGACAGTCTGAATAGTCTATTAATCAGTCTGCTAAATTACTGTGATGACTAAttacactgaaaaataaaatcactcTGTAAATGCATGAAGTTGTACAGAAGATAAACTGAAACTGATTCGCCCACCCCTCGTGAACACTCAAACAGGGCCCCATATCTCTCTCCTCACCTGCTCCTCAACGCTGTTTATGATCACCAGATCCGCTCCTCTGTCTGTGCAGTCCTGCCTGGCATCTTCCCAATTCTTAAGCCCAATAGAGAAAAAGTAAAAGCTGCTGCTGTTCTTCTTCCACTCCTTAAAACAGAAGTTCTTTCCTATAGAAGAAAAAATAAGCGTATTTTATGCTTGTAATGTGTTGTAATAAATTAGATTGTATCTACAGTATGATAAATAATTAAGTATAGCTAAAAGCTCATTTCATTGAGTCAAAATGGTATAAAAAACATTATGCATTCTAGTTTACAGGCAAACATAATTTATCTGTCACACCAGCATATTTATTTTACGTAAAAGCAAACAGCCTCTCAAAACTATTCAGTGTAAAATCTGCCTTAGAAAATGAGCATATTTGGTttgtaaaattttaattttaagctTTTCTCACTCGTCATGTTCTGAAGGCTGATCTCCAGCTGATCTCTTTCTCCAATCAGGTTCTGGTATTTGATCTCCAGCTGATCTCTTTCATAAGTCAGGTTTCTGATGCTGGATAAGAGCTCATCTCTCTCTTTAATGAAGTTCACACGCAAAATTGATTGTGTTGTCCTTTTCTTATATACTATAATATTGTTATTGAcataactttttaaatatatttatttttacttcaatGATTATGCTAAGTGGTACCGTTTctgcatatatataaataaatgtattttcagtTAGTagacgtacaggggttggacaatgaaactgaaacacctgtcattttagtgtgggaggtttcatggctaaattggagcagcctggtgttcaatcttcattaactgcacattattgcagcagtaagagcagagtgtgaaggttcaattatcagggtaagagcacagttctgctctattgcaatgcacactataacattatgggtgacataccagagttcaaaagaggacaaattgttggtgcacgtcttgctggagcatctgtgaccaagacagcaagtctttgtgatgcatcaagagccacggtatccagggtaatgtcagcataccaccaagaaggaccaaccacatccaacaggattaactgtggacgctgtaagaggaagctgtctgaaagggatgttcgggtgctaacccggattgtatccaaaaacacataaaaccacggctgatcaaatcacagcagaattcaatgtgcacctcaactctcctgtttccaacagaactgtccgtcaccacaataaattattgtgctctaaaaccaggtgtttcagtttcattgtccaacccctgtaaatcaaaataattaaaaagtaaaaatgtgttCCATATCTGATCTACAAAACCACATCTCGCCCATTCTTGGCCATTAATCTAAGTGGTTTGTGGGTCACTAGTAAATGCTACAGTTGCAGCTCAGGTTTTGGCCACAATATTACTGTTTATAAGAGGAAATTTACGGAGGTTGAAGGGAAAACACTCACGATGGATGTAAAGCAGTGTGATGGTGATCAGCAGAACACACAGCAGTCCTAAACACACTGCAGCCAGTCTGGAACCTCTGCTACTTTCTCTGActgatacaacaaaaaaaaagtttttgttacAGTGCAGGGAATAAAAACACACTATTTAAGTACATTTATTTGGACTTTTATTTAATCACAGACAGTATGAACTCAAGATTATTTATGCATGTTTTGTCAAATCAACTTTATgtattttgttaatatacatgcATTTTAAGcttacacacattcacaaatgGCGTTGGGAtggtaaaacatttattacttCATTAATCACTTCAAAATGTATCACTTCATCCCTTCTCTCAACACTTAAAATCAATATGATGATACCAGCTGATGACGTGTTTGAGAGCTTATTTTGGTGTTTAACAGTACAGGGTGTGATGCATTGTGGCTGGAACCTGCAAACAGGAAAACTATGAAGCAGCAGAGCTATCAAAAGAAAAGGCCAATGTTGTCATCAACCATTTTCACCACATGTGCATCAGTCAGGCTCAGTGACAGCTTCCTGTTCAAACTTTTGCTTTACCAACATATACCAAATTTACTATGTGACCATCATGaacagagctttaaaaaaaacagctgaagtcCAAACTGTGTTCTTCCAAATAAATCCAGTAGATTGTTGTTCTTTACCTGTCTGCTGAGTTATCGTCTCTATTGTCTTCCTATGGGCGTTCACAGCCGTTGTGCTGGGCTGCTGAACTCTAACAGCGTCTGCAGTTTCATAGATATCCACAATCTTCTCCACTCGCTCTCCTCTGTCCACCTCACTCAGCTccaaacttcccaactcatcaTAAATCACCTCCGTCTTTCTGTCTCTGCTTTACCTAAACTATGATACAGCCTTCTTCACAGACCACAGAGAGTTTTTAGAGGTAAGCTCAGCACTAAACAATTGAGTGGGCAGGAAATAATAACAGACCAGAAAAACACAtcttgtgtttgggtgtgtgtgtgtgtgtgtgtttgggtgtgtgtgtgtgtgttgctgagaGAGGAAGTGAAAGATGAAACAGAGGTCAGTAAATTGTGTTAAAGGTGTATTTACAGAACGGACTAGAAAGCTGAAAGTGTATCTTAAcatacactcaccggccactttattaggtacaccttgccaGTACCGGGTTGGaccccttttgccttcagaactgccttaatacTTCGTGGCACAAATTCAACAAGCTACTTGAGACATTCCAcagagagtctggtccatattgCCATCATAGCATCACGCAGTTCAGAGGCGTTGCCAGGGTATGTGAAAAtgcggggctcagcccagttaattcgaaatatatatttattacaatacgcatcctgatatataatgtttaagaCTGTAATGTGTAgcttattagctgatcagttggatccgatGGTAAACATGCAATTTTAGGGCAAAGACCAgggttaataaactcatttaaactaagaaTAGGACTAAATATAGGGTTCCCTACTAGCCAACCGTGCTCtgtaaaagctgattggctgtttctcctgaaaaacagaactttatccttgaaccggctccgttaaaaaaaaatcataattacaCAGCCGCcagtggtctgtctcctcattaataatacagctgagctgaggaAAACGATTACTTAAAGGTATTTTACACCTACTATAGTCACATACCTACCACATAAAACACCAACTTAATCTTACCATGAACACTTTGTAGCACATTTATTTTCAAGGCCATACACACATGTATTGCTTAGTGACAATTAGAATGAAAAAGAGGAAagatatttgtgttttatagtggTTTATTATGAAAGAGATTCAAATTCGTATTACATAATGGTGAATAACAGTTGGctttgaaaaagaaagaaagaaagaaagaaggaaagacttctatgtatatatatatatatatatatatatatatatatatatatatatatatatatatatatatatatatatatatatatatatatataaataaatccagATCAATGGCAGGTTTAACTTGTAGCTGGTTTctgatggtctaagctggtctttgatagtGAAGGTGATTGAAAAACTGCTCATTCAGGTGAAAACAAAGCCTAGCTGATTAACCAGCTTATTATCAGCATAGTGAATTTTGCATTAgatttttggtcatgctggttaactATTGTGGtcttattgattgattgatcatcTTTTCACGCTGGTCATGCCTGTACTATAGTACTCATTATGATCAGAAGAAGCACATTTTAAACCACTTCATTGGGTTCAGGATCATTATATTCATTAATCTTGTTGTTTTCCCTCTTGCTTCTCAGTTAGAGCTGGAATTATGAATGGTATCTAGAAAACTTAATCCAAAAACTGTTTTCTCAACTTTCACAACTGTAAAAGTATGTGATCATGGACTGATTAAATGAAAGGCTGATTTTTTGTCAGGTTAAATTCACAGACCCATTTATTTCTATAAAAGCAGGCAATGTCATTCCAGGTTTTATAGTAAGCTTCAGCTGTGTTGGTGAAAACAGCGCAGTCCTCCTGTCTATTAGCATCATTGGGTTCATGCGTCTTCCAGAATCTGACAATTAGACACAGCATTTATCCATAATTattaagtgttaaaaaaaaatcacgttACACGGCtgtgaaaacaattaaaaactaatGTACAATTCCAAAAAAACAGCATATAgaaaagactgaatgaaacgtaaAGGGCAAGGAGTGCAAATTAAAGTTGGACACCATTCACCCGACTGAGAACAGGTCATGAGTTCTTCCACAGCCAAGCCTTTTTATTGTCTGCAGTCTGAGgatttgcattgttttgttgaaaAAATAAAGATGTGTTGAAGGTAGCTCATGTAGATTTGAGATATCAATGTACTTCTCtgcattaaccctttgaactttgagttttttctccgtttctgttttcagctcctctttcaggtcttataacacagtaattatatcagacagacacatgctctgatctcttttactccagaagacatacggctgctcaaaaatagaatcatttaaaatgtaaaaggaagcagaattgttatatttcctggaactgatcatgttttgctcaaattgtttattttttttttacttattattgaatgtatagactttaaatatattcacacctaagatatctttgcaagaatggttagactagagtgtttatgagatgaaagcataagaatattaatgatttgagttcattacatggcttattaattattacttagacaaaatacatggagaaacagcatcaggcggatttatttttcttgataatcaataatcacacctctaggatacatgtagatactaaaaaccacctgacactattatataaagtagtgcgcacaccatacctagctttagtttgagtgcaggtagtttcacactttttcaatgggatgtgatcactatttttagaaagagtaagctccgccctttttaaccatatatggattatgtttatgtgtgaagagattcctgagtaattaagctgagaacacaaggtgcgattttggacggaaaatccgtctgtagggttctaagggttaatattAGTAAGCTAATGTGGATAATAAATTTggaaaataaaatcagaattgCATTTACTGTCTCTATCATTTGTAAGAAATAAATTTTTAAGACACTTTAGGATTTTGTGAGGATCTGCTCACATCCTGTGCTTCTGAAAACAGTAAAATCTtgtgataaaacaaaaaaaaaaagaactgacgaTACAAAGACTATAGAGATCAATAAATAGGTGAAATATTGACTGTATCATACTCGTGAGTCAGCTTTTGTCCGTCCACCCACTTCCAGACCGATTCTGTATATTGATCAGTCAGACCGATCCAGAAATCATTCTTCTGCTTCTCCTGGTCAAAGAGGAACTTCTATAAAAGGAAAACAGAGAGTACTAGCACATGTCTCACtccttctatcactctttctcactcttatcTGTTCTCCTCACCTGTTCCTCTTCACTGTTTATGATCACCAGatctgctcctctctctctgcagtcctTCCTGGCATAAGTCCACGTCTTCTGCTCAGTAGAGAAGAAGTAAAAGCTGCTCCCAAACTTCTTCCATTCTGTAAAAAAGATTATTTCAACCAGAGAACATTGAAAAAAAAGCGCATTTTTAAAGTGTGAAGGACTGTTTGTGGTGTTTTGTTGTGCAGGCAGGTACATGTTTCACTCACCGATCTGCTTCAACAGATCATATTTTGTGTGTAAGATGTGATTTTCCTCAGTCAGGTTCTGGTAGCTGATCTTCAGCTGATCTCTTTCTTCAGTCAGGTTCTTGTTGCTGTTCTTTAGCTGATCTTTTTCTTCAGTCAGGTTTGTGATGCTGGATAAGagggtctctctctctgcagtaaagTTCTCAGTCAGAAATAGTACGGTTCTGTCCTTCTCCTCTTTGATGTTAACGTCTGCATTGAGAAAAGCACGTGTTTTAGGAGTCTAGCGGTACTTTACACAATTCTATGGAGTCCGGCAGTAGCACCACACAGATGACGAGGCGTAGTGCGCAGTAGAAAGTTAAGATTTttccaactttatgcaaatgGTAAGCGAGTTTCATAAGAAAGGACTTCATCATAAAAGTATGAGAAAACGTAGAAGCTAAGTTAGCTTAGGCTAGCTCCTAAAATGTgcacaactaataaaaaaaatgaagcatatagaaagaaagacagactaTTAATGACTaataaattacactaatccatttatctcagcaatatgagtgtttgtaCCTGAAAAaatcaccacatatgatttgaacagatgcaaattaCCATAAATTCAGTTGGAAAGTAGGTTAAATCCTGGGATATCCTATAATAAAATGATTGATTGAAGGAGGTAGGTAAAATTATACAGTGTTTCACTCAAACACAGCATTTGACTACATCTCAACTCCATGAACTCCATGAAATCTATGAATGTAGCTTTACAGTagtctaaatatatttaaaattaaaggtGGATCACTCACAGTACATGTAAAGCAGTATGTTGGTgatcagcaggagaacacacagtaGTCCAAAACACCCtgcagccagtctggagcgtctGCTTCTTCTTTTATCTGCTGAAAAAGGGTCGACTGACTTAGAACATGTAATGTGTTAATACTACTGTTATCCTCAATTTAATCCAGCAATTTAAACCTTCAGAAACTAATTGTACATCTGGTGTGTTCAATGTGTGTAAGGAGGAATAAAACCACAGAACTGAAATAGTGGGGGACAGTCATGAGACTGTCATGGGTCATCCTTAGTTACAAGTCCCACTTTTTTTCGGTGGAGAAACGTTGCAGACAGTGCCGCGATCAACGGTTTATCGATACAAAGGTTTgtggtgctggagaaatttcatACCTTTTGGTCTTTTTATTAACAGGCAATTTAACAGCAAAACATTAACGGCCCTcctgtttaattatccaaaagatgtctgaaaccccaaaaagcccttacaagcagtgtaattatttttttactaactccattactaattattctatcaatatttagtgcaatggtgttccttacctctaacaggtaatggttaaattaggataattcactctttttttccgtttttcttaaaaaaaaatacatgttcaaacttttttaaatgtttcactactttattattttgaaaaaccaacatataaaacaatagttttacataacattgaaacataacattgcaattttgttttgctGAATAGAATGGATTAACACTGGACTCCATGATGGGACATCCTGTAGTTGCgttacacatacattacacatgcACGTGCAGAggcggggtggggggtggggggggtgggggggggggtgctggagcctagtggagtgagcagcatcctgtgtgtgtgtgtgtgtgtgtgtgtgtgtctaactcTGCACACACTTAAGTTCTAGCTGCTAATTAATCACACAGCATGTTGAGGGGAAAGAGTATGTCTGTATGTATGgctatatatatttctatatgttttttttgtttttgttgtgggCAAAGTGCATCAGAGAGATGTAAAATTTTACTGTGAGACAATTTTGTGTTAATGCATTATTTATACTGGgggtcttttattttgacacagtggGTAGTTGTGTGGGGTGCCACCATTGCAGCTCTCCCTGTGTTTTGTGGATTGCTCCTGCTTGCAAAAAGTTGATAGTCTGTGAAGTGAGTTGCAGTTTTTTCTACATATATGTTTCTCATAATGAAGGGGACAGCTTAAGGAGAGTGTGTGAAACGAATGCACGACTATGCTAAGTCTCATGTGGATGAAGCACAGCTGTAAGATTTTGATTTGCTTCCAGAAAATGAGACGACACATGCCATAACCATCAAGTTCTGTCCTTCTAAAAGCTATAAAAAGAAAAGCTAACATAAAAACAAGATGATTTAATGGAGAAAAAATGACTGGCAgttgaaaacagtaaaaatgatcaTCAAACTCTCTGCCAAAGGTGAAGAAATCTCGTGTAGGTCTGAGAATACTACTACAGACAAAGACAACTGCATGGAGACGCTCAATGACG
It encodes:
- the LOC103033317 gene encoding C-type lectin domain family 4 member E-like, with translation MTRKNFCFKEWKKNSSSFYFFSIGLKNWEDARQDCTDRGADLVIINSVEEQEFLIDQKRSMSFWIGLTDAQKENDWKWVDEQLLTDEGIPKENIKKI
- the LOC103028466 gene encoding C-type lectin domain family 12 member B-like, whose protein sequence is MAEVIYDELGSSLELSEMDRGERVEMIVDIYESVDAVRVQETSIMTQTTHNKKGTTTQQTDKRRSRRSRLAAGCFGLLCVLLLITNILLYMYYVNIKEEKDRTVLFLTENFTAERETLLSSITNLTEEKDQLKNSNKNLTEERDQLKISYQNLTEENHILHTKYDLLKQIEWKKFGSSFYFFSTEQKTWTYARKDCRERGADLVIINSEEEQVRRTDKSEKE